The following DNA comes from Candidatus Hydrogenedentota bacterium.
TGGCCGCCGTCAGGGCGACGTGGTGACTTGTCCCAGGCACGGGTGGCGTTACGACCTGCGGACGGGCGCGTGCCTCGAAGGGGGGACGGCGGGACTACGCCGCTACGCAGTGAAAGTCGAGGGGGACAACATCTATGTGTCTCTGCGGCCCATTGACACGGAGGCGTCGGCGGAATAACGGGGTTTCGTGCCCCTCCTGGCAGGTTGTGTGAAAACACAAAGGGAAAAACCGGATGACACACGAAGGGCACGTTAGACAAGCGGCCGTGGTCCTTGACCAGCCTGCGGTTCTTGAGGAGGGAACCCGTGTACGGACCGAGGTGTTGCCGGCTGCGGAGACACTTGCCCAAGAGCGAATCCCCTCATTCGCGGCGCGGCGCGCCCCGGTGACTGGCGAGGCAAGTACCCTTCCGGCAGACGTTGCAGAGAACCATGAC
Coding sequences within:
- a CDS encoding Rieske (2Fe-2S) protein; amino-acid sequence: MDFVKLATKRDFEGKSMLVYRVLTRPVAVFREPDGSFRAMEIACRHQGADLSTGRRQGDVVTCPRHGWRYDLRTGACLEGGTAGLRRYAVKVEGDNIYVSLRPIDTEASAE